The sequence ATTCACGGTTAATTCTGTTGGCTCATTTGGTGCCCGTAAAGACCGCCTGCAGGCCAAGGTATTTGTGCGTGATATTGCTGCCAGTTATCTCGAACCGTTCGAGTTTGGAGGCCAACACAAGCTCAATGGCCAAGCGCTACTCAACCCTAAAAATATAAAGCTAAATAAGTTCGGCAACTTAGCCCGTAACAAAACTCAACAGCTAAAAGCTAAAGAGAATGTCTTCGTAGGTGAGGTGAATGGTGTAAGTGGTTTCTTCCAACGAAAGAAATCAAAGAAAAGTAAAAAGGCTAAGAAACGCCAGAAGCGCTCACCTAATGGTGTGCATCGCGCCAGAGAGAAGCAAAGGGCACCTAAGCTGCTAATTCAGTTTGGTGAGGCTCTGGCGGTTAAACCAACGCTGGGTTACTTCGACCGATCAAACGCAATGGCACAGGCTTTAATGCCAGGAGCATTGAGTCTGGCAATAGGACAGGCACTGAAGACAGCAAAGTAATCAGTTATATGATAACCATTATCATCCAGAAAAAATGGGTCCTTCCTGCGACTTTTCTAATGTACGGGCATTGCGCGCCGTGCAGTTTTACCAGCTATAAATTTTTCATTTTGTGTCCCATGCCCCATGTGCATAGTTATGCAACCACAATCCACAGCCCTTGCGCTGTGGGGCTTTAGCTCTTTTTCTGCGTGGGACATTGTGGATGGGACACAAAAAAATGTCCCACGTAAATGTCCCATGTCCCACAGAGGCAATTTTCACCATGAGCACGATGACGCAGGTTGACTACGCCAAACATGCTGGCGTTGATCGGAAGACGGTGAGCCGCTGGATCAAGGCCGGAAAATATATTGTTCTTGATGGTGATCTTGTCAACGTTGAGGAAAGTGATAAAGCGGTAGCGACTTTACGAGACGGCAAAGATCCCCGGACTAAAAACGCCAGCAAAAGTAAATCAGTCAAAGTGAAAGCCGCTGATATGGATGACAGTACTGATGCGACTGTTAAAGAAATCATGTTGGCGACAGGTGTTAAAATGACGCGGGAAGAGGCCGCAAGGGTAAAAGAGAATTACCTAGCGTTACTGACCAAGTTGGAGTTTGAAAAAGAAGACGGGCAGCTGGTGGAGCTAACAGTCGCAGAGGGTATTTTGTTTGATGCTTTTCGTGCTCAGCGCGACGCCTGGATGAACTGGCCGTCGAGGGTGGCTCCCTTGATGGCGGCTGACTTGGATGTTCCAGCCGATAGAATGACCGAGGTGTTATTAGAATATGTCCATAAACACATCTCTGGCCTCGGCGAACCTGAGTTTAACGCAGAGCAAACATGACAAACTACTCCGCAGCGTTCGTAAGGGCTGGACACCACCACCCCGTATTAGCGTGCCCGATTGGGCTGATAGGTACCGTAAACTGGCAAAAGAAGCTGGCAGTACATCCGGTGACTGGGACACCTCAACCGTAGAGATTGCCCGAGGCCCTATGCTGGCGGCGACGGAATCCGGCGTTCATATTATTACCGTGATGTGCTGTACCCAGTTGATGAAGACCGCATTACTTGAAAATCTGTTTGGTTACTTCGCCCATCTTGATCCTTGTCCTATGTTGTTATTGCAACCTAAAGAGGATGCGGCAGAGCAGTTCTCTAAAGAACGAATTACACCTATGGTGCGAGTAACCCCGGTTCTGCGTCAGATCATAGGTGGCAATAAGCAAAAAAACTCGAAAGAGACGCTACTGTACAAATCCTTTACGGGGGGATTTATGGCGCTGGCTGGGGCGGGTAGCCCCGATAACCTTGCCCGGCGTCCGATCCGTGTGCTGCTGGCAGATGAGGTGGATAAATATCCAATTACCCGTGAAGGAGACCCAATAACCCTGGCAGAAGAGCGCACCGCAACGTTTGGCTTGAACTGGTTATCTGTTCGCGCCTGTTCTCCGACCGTTGAAGATGAAAGCCGCATTGCGGCAAGCTACGAGGAATCAGATCAGCGTCGGGCATCTATGGAATGTCCGCACTGTGGCCATCGCCTATTTCCTGATTTCTTCAAGCATGTTCACTGGCCATCTGAGGGGGATAAGCACAATACAAAATTAGCCATGATCCACTGTGAAAGCTGTGGTTCCGGTTGGTCAGAGGGCGACCGGCTAAGAGCGCTGTGCACTATTCAGTGGCACCAAACCAAACCGTTTGAATGCTGCGGCCAGCGTCATGTTCCGCTGAATAATTATGACCAGGCATGGCATGTTGATGATCAGGCCGCTGTCAGTGTTGTGTGGCGATGGTCCAAGTCTGAGCGCCACGCTGTTCATCTGGCTATTTGTCCTGACTGTGGGGCGCTGGGGATAGAGAATATTCACGCAGGTTTCCAGGCATCCAAATTATTTAGCCCGTGGCAGAAAGATAAACCGTCTGATATCGCGGCTAAATACCTTAAAGCCAAGAGTGATCCAGATAAAGAGTTGGCTTGGTGGAATACTCAAATGGGCCTGCCTCATCGACCCAACTACGGTAAGCGCCTCCCAGTGGATGAGTTGCTATCACGAAGAGAAGTCTTTGATGCTGAGGTTCCCGATGGTGTTGCCGTCCTGACGGCGGGTATTGATACTCAGGCCGACCGGTTAGAAATTGAAGTGGTTGGCTGGGGAAAGGATGAGGAGAGTTGGTCTGTGGCGTTTGATGTCATTGAGGGAGATCTTGAAACAGCAGAACCTTGGCTTCGGCTTGATGCCTATCTGAAGCAGATATGGCGGCGGGCAGATGGACGTGGTTTTACCATCATGGCCGCTTGTCATGACTCCGGCGGTAACCACACGCAAAAGGTCTATGAGTTTGCCAAAGAACGCTTAGGTCGTCGGATATGGGCCATTAAAGGAGAGTCAGCCACCGGCGGTAAGCGTTCTCCTATTTGGCCTAACAAGCGGCCAACATCAAAGAATCGGTCGCAGTTTCGTCCGGTCATTATTGGGGTTAACTCGGCAAAAGATTCTATTCGCGCCCGTCTTCATCTTGATAAACCCGGTCCCGGATATATGCACTTCTCAACTGATCGGGATATGGGGTATTTCAGCCAGTTAACGGCTGAGCGGTTGATCATGAAAGAGGCGGCTGGTCAGCGTTACAGCGTTTGGGATCTGCCACATGGTAAGGCTAACGAGGCGCTGGACTGTCGAGTCTACGCTTACGCGGCACTAGCCGGACTGTTTCATATGGGGTTGAAATTAAATACCCGCGCAATACTGATCGAGTCCGAACCCGATAAAATTTTACATCCTGTTCCTCCTGAACAGAAAGAGAAAACCAGTCTGCGTCTACCTGGTGCCATTATTCAGGAATCTGAACTTCCCGTAACAAAAAGCATCGCCAGTCGGCTGGCATAAGGATTTCTATGTTCAATGCAAACACCAGCCTGCTGGCCGGTGCGATGAGTCGCGCCCAATTAGAAGAGGCATTAAACCGAGCACAACAAGCCTATATCGAATTATCGTCCGGTGCGAAGGGCGTTTCGTTCTCTTATGCACAAGGAGATGGCACCCGATCAGTTACCTATCAGCAAACAGATATTGGGACACTCATGGGGTTAATTCAGCTTCTTCAGGCTCAGTTAGGCGTTGTTAAGCATCCGCGCAGGGCGCTAAGGTTTCGTTAC comes from Yersinia canariae and encodes:
- a CDS encoding phage terminase large subunit family protein, which encodes MSINTSLASANLSLTQSKHDKLLRSVRKGWTPPPRISVPDWADRYRKLAKEAGSTSGDWDTSTVEIARGPMLAATESGVHIITVMCCTQLMKTALLENLFGYFAHLDPCPMLLLQPKEDAAEQFSKERITPMVRVTPVLRQIIGGNKQKNSKETLLYKSFTGGFMALAGAGSPDNLARRPIRVLLADEVDKYPITREGDPITLAEERTATFGLNWLSVRACSPTVEDESRIAASYEESDQRRASMECPHCGHRLFPDFFKHVHWPSEGDKHNTKLAMIHCESCGSGWSEGDRLRALCTIQWHQTKPFECCGQRHVPLNNYDQAWHVDDQAAVSVVWRWSKSERHAVHLAICPDCGALGIENIHAGFQASKLFSPWQKDKPSDIAAKYLKAKSDPDKELAWWNTQMGLPHRPNYGKRLPVDELLSRREVFDAEVPDGVAVLTAGIDTQADRLEIEVVGWGKDEESWSVAFDVIEGDLETAEPWLRLDAYLKQIWRRADGRGFTIMAACHDSGGNHTQKVYEFAKERLGRRIWAIKGESATGGKRSPIWPNKRPTSKNRSQFRPVIIGVNSAKDSIRARLHLDKPGPGYMHFSTDRDMGYFSQLTAERLIMKEAAGQRYSVWDLPHGKANEALDCRVYAYAALAGLFHMGLKLNTRAILIESEPDKILHPVPPEQKEKTSLRLPGAIIQESELPVTKSIASRLA
- the gpW gene encoding gpW family head-tail joining protein, with the protein product MFNANTSLLAGAMSRAQLEEALNRAQQAYIELSSGAKGVSFSYAQGDGTRSVTYQQTDIGTLMGLIQLLQAQLGVVKHPRRALRFRY